A portion of the Lolium rigidum isolate FL_2022 chromosome 1, APGP_CSIRO_Lrig_0.1, whole genome shotgun sequence genome contains these proteins:
- the LOC124683445 gene encoding uncharacterized protein LOC124683445 has protein sequence MVSSQATVPPRTTASRAPRSQSRRFPNLCLPRHDGDKSWPPPSPYGDAGASQFRLQYLPFCSYFLTGARPRGPRWQHQWVRRCWCRCRCCLGGSAGTTPTPLEVEVRRAAADARRTHISAPRLTRPLNFCCLEFLASRRRIFSSDWKGYYSIEASTGVHI, from the exons ATGGTAAGCTCGCAGGCAACAGTCCCACCTCGCACGACCGCATCACGAGCTCCTCGATCTCAATCCCGGCGGTTCCCCAACCTCTGCCTCCCGCGTCACGACGGCGACAAATCCTGGCCGCCGCCGAGCCCCTACGGCGACGCAGGAGCTTCCCAATTCCGTCTTCAGTACCTTCCCTTCTGCAGCTATTTTCTCACGGGCGCGCGACCCCGTGGACCGCGATGGCAACATCAATGGGTTCGTCGGTGCTGGTGTAGGTGTAGATGCTGTCTGGGCGGCTCTGCGGGGACAACGCCGACACCGTTGGAGGTGGAAGTTCGGAGAGCAGCCGCCGACGCTCGCCGGACGCACATTTCTGCACCTCGCCTGACTCGGCCGCTCAACTTCTG CTGCTTGGAGTTCTTGGCAAGCAGGAGGCGCATTTTCTCTTCAGACTGGAAGGGATATTATAGTATAGAAGCTTCCACGGGTGTGCACAT CTGA